In Capsicum annuum cultivar UCD-10X-F1 chromosome 7, UCD10Xv1.1, whole genome shotgun sequence, one genomic interval encodes:
- the LOC107853745 gene encoding receptor-like serine/threonine-protein kinase ALE2 isoform X1 — protein MGGVTLQLLCLLLEVCAFAFSQGSAGFSLSPFASASSAIPPIEEGIPSSVAHGNAFRSNAPAPAFELNGTSPLANVFPPLKSDPVFQPREVLTPSLQPSAPTILPPPSSAPPPITSALPQITSLPAPPPLIMWNGPAPVLPPSAPRRDHRRTEHPVVVPEAPAPVSSPGRRAPEDAPTKAPQLPASTPSCESKPPEGPLSSIALVLNAPAPRGKPQNSPPSLPRNPEISPSIPPVLNAPAPRGKPQISLPTLPRNPNISPSTPPVLNAPAPRGKPQNSLPYLPRNPEIPPSIPPVLNAPAPRGKLQNPLSTHPIIPEVSPSIPSVLNASSPKGKHQNPLPSRPTNPEVSPSIPPATIAPPPRKLPNNSPPSHPRYFLKPPSVSPVKHDISPVSTPWPSINRKRASAPVVAPPNGITNQHPAKGSSLPPLLAPLTSPESHDSPTISPSPSTSSRPIKKPFVSPKTSPSGSSPRHTNIPHPFQALPPPPPNEDCTALACAEPLTDGPPKAPCVCVLPMRIGLRLSVALYTFFPLVSELAAEISVGVFLDPSQVRIMGANSASQYPEKTIVLIDLVPLGEKIDNTTAFLTSQRFWHKQVVINFSLFGDYDVLYVQYPGLPPSPPSAASDIDAIGSQPYPGDNNGRTIQPLGVDVRGKQHKSGPNRSVIAVIVLSASVAVILCCAIAWVLLFRHSNRGYQSEPTPPTTLPSLAKSSGIAASMIGGRPNSPSLSFSSSFAAYTGSARTFSSNEIERATDSFNEARVLGEGGFGRVYSGVLDDGMKVAVKVLKRDDQQGGREFLAEVEMLSRLHHRNLVKLIGICLEERNRCLLYELIPNGCVESHLHGVDKEISPLDWNARMKIALGAARGLAYLHEDSSPRVIHRDFKSSNILLEHDFTPKVADFGLARAALDEGNRHISTQVMGTFGYVAPEYAMTGHLLVKSDVYSYGVVLLELITGKKPVDMSHPPGQENLVAWARPLLTSDEGLELIVDHTLGLDFPFDDIVKVAAIASMCVQPEVSHRPFMGEVVQALKLVCNRCEQPKDIESRGCSRDDLSIDTEGRISIASRQMLNPIRPQSPVSNSDSELDVERGLSMSDLPSPLARYGKQESGSFRRYSSSGPLRNGKTRRLWQKMRGLSGGSVSEHDVMFGLRPGSR, from the exons ATGGGTGGAGTGACGCTGCAACTTCTTTGTTTGTTGCTGGAAGTCTGTGCCTTTGCTTTTTCTCAGGGATCTGCAG GTTTCAGTTTATCCCCCTTTGCATCTGCTTCCTCAGCAATTCCTCCCATCGAAGAGGGAATACCCTCTTCCGTCGCTCATGGGAATGCATTCAGAAGTAATGCACCTGCTCCTGCATTTGAGCTAAATG GCACATCTCCTCTTGCAAATGTCTTTCCACCACTGAAGTCTGACCCAGTCTTTCAACCTAGAGAAGTTCTTACACCATCTCTGCAACCAAGTGCTCCTACAATATTGCCACCACCCAGTTCAGCACCACCTCCAATCACTTCAGCCCTGCCACAAATCACTTCTCTACCAGCTCCTCCTCCTCTAATCATGTGGAATGGCCCCGCTCCAGTTCTGCCTCCAAGTGCTCCTAGGAGAGACCATCGACGTACTGAACATCCTGTTGTTGTGCCAGAAGCTCCAG CACCAGTCTCGTCACCTGGAAGGAGAGCTCCCGAAGATGCACCAACTAAAGCTCCACAGCTACCTGCATCTACGCCATCCTGTGAGAGCAAGCCACCCGAGGGTCCTCTCTCCTCAATTGCCCTGG TCCTGAATGCGCCTGCTCCAAGGGGGAAGCCGCAAAATTCACCGCCCAGCCTACCAAGAAATCCAGAAATTTCACCATCAATTCCGCCAG TCCTGAATGCACCTGCTCCAAGGGGAAAGCCACAAATTTCACTACCTACCctcccaagaaatccaaatattTCACCATCCACTCCACCAG TCTTGAATGCGCCTGCTCCAAGGGGAAAACCGCAAAATTCACTGCCCTATCTCCCAAGAAATCCAGAAATTCCACCATCCATTCCACCAg TCCTGAATGCGCCTGCTCCAAGGGGAAAGCTACAAAATCCTCTGTCCACCCATCCAATCATTCCAGAAGTCTCACCATCTATTCCATCAG TCCTTAATGCGTCTTCTCCGAAGGGAAAGCATCAAAATCCACTGCCCTCCCGGCCAACCAATCCAGAAGTCTCACCATCTATTCCACCAG CGACAATTGCACCACCTCCGAGGAAGTTGCCTAACAATTCACCACCCAGCCATCCAAGATATTTTCTGAAACCTCCATCCGTTTCACCAG TGAAGCATGATATATCCCCTGTATCGACTCCATGGCCAAGCATCAACCGCAAAAGAGCAAGTGCTCCAGTGGTTGCACCTCCTAATGGAATTACCAATCAGCATCCAGCAAAAG GATCGTCGTTACCACCGCTGCTTGCGCCTTTAACTTCTCCAGAAAGTCATGATTCTCCTACAATATCACCATCTCCAAGTACTTCATCTCGACCAATTAAAA AGCCATTTGTTTCCCCTAAAACGTCTCCTTCTGGATCTTCACCGAGGCATACAAATATACCGCATCCATTTCAAGCACTACCACCTCCACCTCCTAATGAAG ATTGCACAGCATTGGCGTGTGCGGAGCCTCTCACAGATGGTCCACCAAAAGCACCTTGTGTTTGTGTCTTGCCCATGCGAATTGGACTACGTCTTAGTGTAGCACTCTACaccttctttcctttggtttcagAGTTGGCTGCAGAAATTTCTGTTGGGGTATTTTTGGATCCAAGTCAAGTTCGTATTATGGGAGCAAATTCAGCCAGCCAGTATCCAGAAAAGACCATTGTCCTTATTGATTTGGTACCCCTTGGAGAAAAAATTGATAACACTACTGCATTTCTGACATCACAAAGATTCTGGCATAAACAAGTTGTTAtaaatttttcactttttggTGATTATGATGTATTGTATGTGCAATATCCAG GTCTTCCACCGTCTCCGCCTTCAGCAGCTTCAGACATTGATGCCATAGGTAGCCAACCTTATCCTGGTGATAATAACGGAAGGACCATACAGCCCCTTGGAGTTGATGTGAGGGGGAAACAGCACAAAAGTGGGCCAAATCGGAGTGTCATAGCAGTAATTGTATTGTCAGCCTCTGTCGCAGTTATTTTATGTTGTGCCATTGCATGGGTTTTGCTTTTCAGACACAGTAATCGCGGATATCAGTCGGAACCAACTCCACCAACTACATTACCATCCCTTGCAAAGTCATCAG GAATTGCAGCCTCCATGATTGGGGGTAGGCCGAACTCTCCTTCACTATCCTTTAGTTCTAGCTTTGCCGCTTATACTGGTTCAGCTAGAACATTCAGTTCAAATGAAATTGAGAGAGCAACTGACAGCTTCAATGAAGCAAGAGTACTAGGTGAAGGGGGATTTGGTCGTGTTTATAGTGGTGTGCTTGACGATGGGATGAAAGTGGCAGTGAAAGTCCTCAAGAGAGATGACCAACAGGGTGGTCGTGAATTTTTGGCTGAAGTAGAGATGCTTAGCCGTCTCCATCATAGGAACTTGGTCAAGTTGATTGGCATATGTCTTGAGGAGCGCAATCGATGTTTACTTTATGAGCTCATCCCAAATGGCTGTGTGGAGTCTCACCTTCATG GTGTTGACAAGGAAATTTCTCCACTTGATTGGAATGCCCGAATGAAAATAGCACTTGGCGCTGCCCGAGGCCTGGCCTATTTACATGAAGATTCCAGTCCCCGTGTCATACACAGGGATTTTAAGTCTAGTAACATCTTACTGGAACATGATTTCACGCCGAAAGTGGCTGATTTTGGTTTGGCTAGAGCTGCATTAGATGAAGGAAACAGACACATATCCACTCAAGTCATGGGAACTTTTGG GTACGTAGCTCCAGAATATGCTATGACAGGGCATCTCCTTGTAAAGAGTGACGTTTACAGCTATGGTGTTGTTCTGCTTGAGCTGATAACTGGAAAAAAGCCAGTGGATATGTCCCATCCTCCAGGTCAAGAGAATTTAGTGGCTTGGGCACGGCCACTCCTAACAAGTGATGAAGGTCTGGAGTTGATTGTGGACCATACTTTGGGCCTTGATTTCCCTTTTGATGACATTGTAAAAGTAGCTGCTATTGCGTCAATGTGTGTTCAACCAGAGGTATCGCACAGACCTTTCATGGGTGAGGTTGTCCAGGCCTTAAAGCTGGTATGTAACAGATGCGAACAGCCAAAAGACATCGAGTCTCGAGGTTGTAGCCGAGATGATCTGTCTATTGACACGGAGGGCAGGATTAGTATAGCTTCAAGACAAATGTTGAACCCTATACGACCTCAATCCCCGGTCTCTAACTCGGACAGTGAGCTGGATGTTGAGAGGGGACTTTCAATGTCAGATTTACCGAGTCCATTAGCAAGATATGGGAAGCAAGAATCTGGTTCATTTAGGAGGTACTCTAGTTCAGGTCCTCTAAGAAACGGAAAAACCAGGAGGCTATGGCAAAAAATGAGAGGATTATCTGGAGGTAGTGTGAGCGAGCATGACGTGATGTTTGGGTTAAGGCCTGGATCCCGCTAA
- the LOC107853745 gene encoding receptor-like serine/threonine-protein kinase ALE2 isoform X3, giving the protein MGGVTLQLLCLLLEVCAFAFSQGSAGFSLSPFASASSAIPPIEEGIPSSVAHGNAFRSNAPAPAFELNGTSPLANVFPPLKSDPVFQPREVLTPSLQPSAPTILPPPSSAPPPITSALPQITSLPAPPPLIMWNGPAPVLPPSAPRRDHRRTEHPVVVPEAPAPVSSPGRRAPEDAPTKAPQLPASTPSCESKPPEGPLSSIALVLNAPAPRGKPQNSPPSLPRNPEISPSIPPVLNAPAPRGKPQISLPTLPRNPNISPSTPPVLNAPAPRGKPQNSLPYLPRNPEIPPSIPPVLNAPAPRGKLQNPLSTHPIIPEVSPSIPSVLNASSPKGKHQNPLPSRPTNPEVSPSIPPVKHDISPVSTPWPSINRKRASAPVVAPPNGITNQHPAKGSSLPPLLAPLTSPESHDSPTISPSPSTSSRPIKKPFVSPKTSPSGSSPRHTNIPHPFQALPPPPPNEDCTALACAEPLTDGPPKAPCVCVLPMRIGLRLSVALYTFFPLVSELAAEISVGVFLDPSQVRIMGANSASQYPEKTIVLIDLVPLGEKIDNTTAFLTSQRFWHKQVVINFSLFGDYDVLYVQYPGLPPSPPSAASDIDAIGSQPYPGDNNGRTIQPLGVDVRGKQHKSGPNRSVIAVIVLSASVAVILCCAIAWVLLFRHSNRGYQSEPTPPTTLPSLAKSSGIAASMIGGRPNSPSLSFSSSFAAYTGSARTFSSNEIERATDSFNEARVLGEGGFGRVYSGVLDDGMKVAVKVLKRDDQQGGREFLAEVEMLSRLHHRNLVKLIGICLEERNRCLLYELIPNGCVESHLHGVDKEISPLDWNARMKIALGAARGLAYLHEDSSPRVIHRDFKSSNILLEHDFTPKVADFGLARAALDEGNRHISTQVMGTFGYVAPEYAMTGHLLVKSDVYSYGVVLLELITGKKPVDMSHPPGQENLVAWARPLLTSDEGLELIVDHTLGLDFPFDDIVKVAAIASMCVQPEVSHRPFMGEVVQALKLVCNRCEQPKDIESRGCSRDDLSIDTEGRISIASRQMLNPIRPQSPVSNSDSELDVERGLSMSDLPSPLARYGKQESGSFRRYSSSGPLRNGKTRRLWQKMRGLSGGSVSEHDVMFGLRPGSR; this is encoded by the exons ATGGGTGGAGTGACGCTGCAACTTCTTTGTTTGTTGCTGGAAGTCTGTGCCTTTGCTTTTTCTCAGGGATCTGCAG GTTTCAGTTTATCCCCCTTTGCATCTGCTTCCTCAGCAATTCCTCCCATCGAAGAGGGAATACCCTCTTCCGTCGCTCATGGGAATGCATTCAGAAGTAATGCACCTGCTCCTGCATTTGAGCTAAATG GCACATCTCCTCTTGCAAATGTCTTTCCACCACTGAAGTCTGACCCAGTCTTTCAACCTAGAGAAGTTCTTACACCATCTCTGCAACCAAGTGCTCCTACAATATTGCCACCACCCAGTTCAGCACCACCTCCAATCACTTCAGCCCTGCCACAAATCACTTCTCTACCAGCTCCTCCTCCTCTAATCATGTGGAATGGCCCCGCTCCAGTTCTGCCTCCAAGTGCTCCTAGGAGAGACCATCGACGTACTGAACATCCTGTTGTTGTGCCAGAAGCTCCAG CACCAGTCTCGTCACCTGGAAGGAGAGCTCCCGAAGATGCACCAACTAAAGCTCCACAGCTACCTGCATCTACGCCATCCTGTGAGAGCAAGCCACCCGAGGGTCCTCTCTCCTCAATTGCCCTGG TCCTGAATGCGCCTGCTCCAAGGGGGAAGCCGCAAAATTCACCGCCCAGCCTACCAAGAAATCCAGAAATTTCACCATCAATTCCGCCAG TCCTGAATGCACCTGCTCCAAGGGGAAAGCCACAAATTTCACTACCTACCctcccaagaaatccaaatattTCACCATCCACTCCACCAG TCTTGAATGCGCCTGCTCCAAGGGGAAAACCGCAAAATTCACTGCCCTATCTCCCAAGAAATCCAGAAATTCCACCATCCATTCCACCAg TCCTGAATGCGCCTGCTCCAAGGGGAAAGCTACAAAATCCTCTGTCCACCCATCCAATCATTCCAGAAGTCTCACCATCTATTCCATCAG TCCTTAATGCGTCTTCTCCGAAGGGAAAGCATCAAAATCCACTGCCCTCCCGGCCAACCAATCCAGAAGTCTCACCATCTATTCCACCAG TGAAGCATGATATATCCCCTGTATCGACTCCATGGCCAAGCATCAACCGCAAAAGAGCAAGTGCTCCAGTGGTTGCACCTCCTAATGGAATTACCAATCAGCATCCAGCAAAAG GATCGTCGTTACCACCGCTGCTTGCGCCTTTAACTTCTCCAGAAAGTCATGATTCTCCTACAATATCACCATCTCCAAGTACTTCATCTCGACCAATTAAAA AGCCATTTGTTTCCCCTAAAACGTCTCCTTCTGGATCTTCACCGAGGCATACAAATATACCGCATCCATTTCAAGCACTACCACCTCCACCTCCTAATGAAG ATTGCACAGCATTGGCGTGTGCGGAGCCTCTCACAGATGGTCCACCAAAAGCACCTTGTGTTTGTGTCTTGCCCATGCGAATTGGACTACGTCTTAGTGTAGCACTCTACaccttctttcctttggtttcagAGTTGGCTGCAGAAATTTCTGTTGGGGTATTTTTGGATCCAAGTCAAGTTCGTATTATGGGAGCAAATTCAGCCAGCCAGTATCCAGAAAAGACCATTGTCCTTATTGATTTGGTACCCCTTGGAGAAAAAATTGATAACACTACTGCATTTCTGACATCACAAAGATTCTGGCATAAACAAGTTGTTAtaaatttttcactttttggTGATTATGATGTATTGTATGTGCAATATCCAG GTCTTCCACCGTCTCCGCCTTCAGCAGCTTCAGACATTGATGCCATAGGTAGCCAACCTTATCCTGGTGATAATAACGGAAGGACCATACAGCCCCTTGGAGTTGATGTGAGGGGGAAACAGCACAAAAGTGGGCCAAATCGGAGTGTCATAGCAGTAATTGTATTGTCAGCCTCTGTCGCAGTTATTTTATGTTGTGCCATTGCATGGGTTTTGCTTTTCAGACACAGTAATCGCGGATATCAGTCGGAACCAACTCCACCAACTACATTACCATCCCTTGCAAAGTCATCAG GAATTGCAGCCTCCATGATTGGGGGTAGGCCGAACTCTCCTTCACTATCCTTTAGTTCTAGCTTTGCCGCTTATACTGGTTCAGCTAGAACATTCAGTTCAAATGAAATTGAGAGAGCAACTGACAGCTTCAATGAAGCAAGAGTACTAGGTGAAGGGGGATTTGGTCGTGTTTATAGTGGTGTGCTTGACGATGGGATGAAAGTGGCAGTGAAAGTCCTCAAGAGAGATGACCAACAGGGTGGTCGTGAATTTTTGGCTGAAGTAGAGATGCTTAGCCGTCTCCATCATAGGAACTTGGTCAAGTTGATTGGCATATGTCTTGAGGAGCGCAATCGATGTTTACTTTATGAGCTCATCCCAAATGGCTGTGTGGAGTCTCACCTTCATG GTGTTGACAAGGAAATTTCTCCACTTGATTGGAATGCCCGAATGAAAATAGCACTTGGCGCTGCCCGAGGCCTGGCCTATTTACATGAAGATTCCAGTCCCCGTGTCATACACAGGGATTTTAAGTCTAGTAACATCTTACTGGAACATGATTTCACGCCGAAAGTGGCTGATTTTGGTTTGGCTAGAGCTGCATTAGATGAAGGAAACAGACACATATCCACTCAAGTCATGGGAACTTTTGG GTACGTAGCTCCAGAATATGCTATGACAGGGCATCTCCTTGTAAAGAGTGACGTTTACAGCTATGGTGTTGTTCTGCTTGAGCTGATAACTGGAAAAAAGCCAGTGGATATGTCCCATCCTCCAGGTCAAGAGAATTTAGTGGCTTGGGCACGGCCACTCCTAACAAGTGATGAAGGTCTGGAGTTGATTGTGGACCATACTTTGGGCCTTGATTTCCCTTTTGATGACATTGTAAAAGTAGCTGCTATTGCGTCAATGTGTGTTCAACCAGAGGTATCGCACAGACCTTTCATGGGTGAGGTTGTCCAGGCCTTAAAGCTGGTATGTAACAGATGCGAACAGCCAAAAGACATCGAGTCTCGAGGTTGTAGCCGAGATGATCTGTCTATTGACACGGAGGGCAGGATTAGTATAGCTTCAAGACAAATGTTGAACCCTATACGACCTCAATCCCCGGTCTCTAACTCGGACAGTGAGCTGGATGTTGAGAGGGGACTTTCAATGTCAGATTTACCGAGTCCATTAGCAAGATATGGGAAGCAAGAATCTGGTTCATTTAGGAGGTACTCTAGTTCAGGTCCTCTAAGAAACGGAAAAACCAGGAGGCTATGGCAAAAAATGAGAGGATTATCTGGAGGTAGTGTGAGCGAGCATGACGTGATGTTTGGGTTAAGGCCTGGATCCCGCTAA
- the LOC107853745 gene encoding receptor-like serine/threonine-protein kinase ALE2 isoform X2: MGGVTLQLLCLLLEVCAFAFSQGSAGFSLSPFASASSAIPPIEEGIPSSVAHGNAFRSNAPAPAFELNGTSPLANVFPPLKSDPVFQPREVLTPSLQPSAPTILPPPSSAPPPITSALPQITSLPAPPPLIMWNGPAPVLPPSAPRRDHRRTEHPVVVPEAPAPVSSPGRRAPEDAPTKAPQLPASTPSCESKPPEGPLSSIALVLNAPAPRGKPQNSPPSLPRNPEISPSIPPVLNAPAPRGKPQISLPTLPRNPNISPSTPPVLNAPAPRGKPQNSLPYLPRNPEIPPSIPPVLNAPAPRGKLQNPLSTHPIIPEVSPSIPSVLNASSPKGKHQNPLPSRPTNPEVSPSIPPATIAPPPRKLPNNSPPSHPRYFLKPPSVSPVKHDISPVSTPWPSINRKRASAPVVAPPNGITNQHPAKGSSLPPLLAPLTSPESHDSPTISPSPSTSSRPIKKPFVSPKTSPSGSSPRHTNIPHPFQALPPPPPNEDCTALACAEPLTDGPPKAPCVCVLPMRIGLRLSVALYTFFPLVSELAAEISVGVFLDPSQVRIMGANSASQYPEKTIVLIDLVPLGEKIDNTTAFLTSQRFWHKQVVINFSLFGDYDVLYVQYPGLPPSPPSAASDIDAIGSQPYPGDNNGRTIQPLGVDVRGKQHKSGPNRSVIAVIVLSASVAVILCCAIAWVLLFRHSNRGYQSEPTPPTTLPSLAKSSASMIGGRPNSPSLSFSSSFAAYTGSARTFSSNEIERATDSFNEARVLGEGGFGRVYSGVLDDGMKVAVKVLKRDDQQGGREFLAEVEMLSRLHHRNLVKLIGICLEERNRCLLYELIPNGCVESHLHGVDKEISPLDWNARMKIALGAARGLAYLHEDSSPRVIHRDFKSSNILLEHDFTPKVADFGLARAALDEGNRHISTQVMGTFGYVAPEYAMTGHLLVKSDVYSYGVVLLELITGKKPVDMSHPPGQENLVAWARPLLTSDEGLELIVDHTLGLDFPFDDIVKVAAIASMCVQPEVSHRPFMGEVVQALKLVCNRCEQPKDIESRGCSRDDLSIDTEGRISIASRQMLNPIRPQSPVSNSDSELDVERGLSMSDLPSPLARYGKQESGSFRRYSSSGPLRNGKTRRLWQKMRGLSGGSVSEHDVMFGLRPGSR; this comes from the exons ATGGGTGGAGTGACGCTGCAACTTCTTTGTTTGTTGCTGGAAGTCTGTGCCTTTGCTTTTTCTCAGGGATCTGCAG GTTTCAGTTTATCCCCCTTTGCATCTGCTTCCTCAGCAATTCCTCCCATCGAAGAGGGAATACCCTCTTCCGTCGCTCATGGGAATGCATTCAGAAGTAATGCACCTGCTCCTGCATTTGAGCTAAATG GCACATCTCCTCTTGCAAATGTCTTTCCACCACTGAAGTCTGACCCAGTCTTTCAACCTAGAGAAGTTCTTACACCATCTCTGCAACCAAGTGCTCCTACAATATTGCCACCACCCAGTTCAGCACCACCTCCAATCACTTCAGCCCTGCCACAAATCACTTCTCTACCAGCTCCTCCTCCTCTAATCATGTGGAATGGCCCCGCTCCAGTTCTGCCTCCAAGTGCTCCTAGGAGAGACCATCGACGTACTGAACATCCTGTTGTTGTGCCAGAAGCTCCAG CACCAGTCTCGTCACCTGGAAGGAGAGCTCCCGAAGATGCACCAACTAAAGCTCCACAGCTACCTGCATCTACGCCATCCTGTGAGAGCAAGCCACCCGAGGGTCCTCTCTCCTCAATTGCCCTGG TCCTGAATGCGCCTGCTCCAAGGGGGAAGCCGCAAAATTCACCGCCCAGCCTACCAAGAAATCCAGAAATTTCACCATCAATTCCGCCAG TCCTGAATGCACCTGCTCCAAGGGGAAAGCCACAAATTTCACTACCTACCctcccaagaaatccaaatattTCACCATCCACTCCACCAG TCTTGAATGCGCCTGCTCCAAGGGGAAAACCGCAAAATTCACTGCCCTATCTCCCAAGAAATCCAGAAATTCCACCATCCATTCCACCAg TCCTGAATGCGCCTGCTCCAAGGGGAAAGCTACAAAATCCTCTGTCCACCCATCCAATCATTCCAGAAGTCTCACCATCTATTCCATCAG TCCTTAATGCGTCTTCTCCGAAGGGAAAGCATCAAAATCCACTGCCCTCCCGGCCAACCAATCCAGAAGTCTCACCATCTATTCCACCAG CGACAATTGCACCACCTCCGAGGAAGTTGCCTAACAATTCACCACCCAGCCATCCAAGATATTTTCTGAAACCTCCATCCGTTTCACCAG TGAAGCATGATATATCCCCTGTATCGACTCCATGGCCAAGCATCAACCGCAAAAGAGCAAGTGCTCCAGTGGTTGCACCTCCTAATGGAATTACCAATCAGCATCCAGCAAAAG GATCGTCGTTACCACCGCTGCTTGCGCCTTTAACTTCTCCAGAAAGTCATGATTCTCCTACAATATCACCATCTCCAAGTACTTCATCTCGACCAATTAAAA AGCCATTTGTTTCCCCTAAAACGTCTCCTTCTGGATCTTCACCGAGGCATACAAATATACCGCATCCATTTCAAGCACTACCACCTCCACCTCCTAATGAAG ATTGCACAGCATTGGCGTGTGCGGAGCCTCTCACAGATGGTCCACCAAAAGCACCTTGTGTTTGTGTCTTGCCCATGCGAATTGGACTACGTCTTAGTGTAGCACTCTACaccttctttcctttggtttcagAGTTGGCTGCAGAAATTTCTGTTGGGGTATTTTTGGATCCAAGTCAAGTTCGTATTATGGGAGCAAATTCAGCCAGCCAGTATCCAGAAAAGACCATTGTCCTTATTGATTTGGTACCCCTTGGAGAAAAAATTGATAACACTACTGCATTTCTGACATCACAAAGATTCTGGCATAAACAAGTTGTTAtaaatttttcactttttggTGATTATGATGTATTGTATGTGCAATATCCAG GTCTTCCACCGTCTCCGCCTTCAGCAGCTTCAGACATTGATGCCATAGGTAGCCAACCTTATCCTGGTGATAATAACGGAAGGACCATACAGCCCCTTGGAGTTGATGTGAGGGGGAAACAGCACAAAAGTGGGCCAAATCGGAGTGTCATAGCAGTAATTGTATTGTCAGCCTCTGTCGCAGTTATTTTATGTTGTGCCATTGCATGGGTTTTGCTTTTCAGACACAGTAATCGCGGATATCAGTCGGAACCAACTCCACCAACTACATTACCATCCCTTGCAAAGTCATCAG CCTCCATGATTGGGGGTAGGCCGAACTCTCCTTCACTATCCTTTAGTTCTAGCTTTGCCGCTTATACTGGTTCAGCTAGAACATTCAGTTCAAATGAAATTGAGAGAGCAACTGACAGCTTCAATGAAGCAAGAGTACTAGGTGAAGGGGGATTTGGTCGTGTTTATAGTGGTGTGCTTGACGATGGGATGAAAGTGGCAGTGAAAGTCCTCAAGAGAGATGACCAACAGGGTGGTCGTGAATTTTTGGCTGAAGTAGAGATGCTTAGCCGTCTCCATCATAGGAACTTGGTCAAGTTGATTGGCATATGTCTTGAGGAGCGCAATCGATGTTTACTTTATGAGCTCATCCCAAATGGCTGTGTGGAGTCTCACCTTCATG GTGTTGACAAGGAAATTTCTCCACTTGATTGGAATGCCCGAATGAAAATAGCACTTGGCGCTGCCCGAGGCCTGGCCTATTTACATGAAGATTCCAGTCCCCGTGTCATACACAGGGATTTTAAGTCTAGTAACATCTTACTGGAACATGATTTCACGCCGAAAGTGGCTGATTTTGGTTTGGCTAGAGCTGCATTAGATGAAGGAAACAGACACATATCCACTCAAGTCATGGGAACTTTTGG GTACGTAGCTCCAGAATATGCTATGACAGGGCATCTCCTTGTAAAGAGTGACGTTTACAGCTATGGTGTTGTTCTGCTTGAGCTGATAACTGGAAAAAAGCCAGTGGATATGTCCCATCCTCCAGGTCAAGAGAATTTAGTGGCTTGGGCACGGCCACTCCTAACAAGTGATGAAGGTCTGGAGTTGATTGTGGACCATACTTTGGGCCTTGATTTCCCTTTTGATGACATTGTAAAAGTAGCTGCTATTGCGTCAATGTGTGTTCAACCAGAGGTATCGCACAGACCTTTCATGGGTGAGGTTGTCCAGGCCTTAAAGCTGGTATGTAACAGATGCGAACAGCCAAAAGACATCGAGTCTCGAGGTTGTAGCCGAGATGATCTGTCTATTGACACGGAGGGCAGGATTAGTATAGCTTCAAGACAAATGTTGAACCCTATACGACCTCAATCCCCGGTCTCTAACTCGGACAGTGAGCTGGATGTTGAGAGGGGACTTTCAATGTCAGATTTACCGAGTCCATTAGCAAGATATGGGAAGCAAGAATCTGGTTCATTTAGGAGGTACTCTAGTTCAGGTCCTCTAAGAAACGGAAAAACCAGGAGGCTATGGCAAAAAATGAGAGGATTATCTGGAGGTAGTGTGAGCGAGCATGACGTGATGTTTGGGTTAAGGCCTGGATCCCGCTAA